A stretch of Planctomycetota bacterium DNA encodes these proteins:
- the rpsJ gene encoding 30S ribosomal protein S10, protein MAEQRVRIRMEAYDHEVLDESAREIVEAVKRSGARVYGPIPLPTKIERYTVLRSPHVDKKSREQFEIRTHKRIIDIEEPTAQTVDALHRLVMPAGVDIKIKA, encoded by the coding sequence ATGGCTGAGCAACGTGTGCGGATCCGGATGGAAGCCTACGACCACGAGGTCCTCGACGAGTCCGCGCGCGAGATCGTCGAAGCGGTCAAGCGCAGCGGGGCGCGCGTCTACGGACCGATCCCGCTGCCCACCAAGATCGAGCGGTACACTGTGCTGCGCTCGCCTCACGTGGACAAGAAGTCGCGCGAGCAATTCGAGATCCGCACGCACAAGCGGATCATTGACATCGAAGAGCCGACGGCGCAGACGGTGGACGCCCTCCACCGCCTCGTGATGCCGGCCGGCGTTGACATCAAAATCAAGGCGTAA
- the rplC gene encoding 50S ribosomal protein L3, whose translation MVPGLLGKKLGMTQLWDKDEVARAATVLELGPCVVLQVKTPERDGYSALQLGFDTKKTRRKHGKGERRKAIERRGANRAEIGHARAAGTTPRRFVREVPVEPGHPYQPGQELTVEMFADVTHVDIVGTSKGKGFQGTVKRHHFSRGPVTHGSMNVRQPGSIGSSAAPSRVIPGRRMAGHMGDRRQTEQNLRVLGTDPQRNLLLVCGAVPGAADGYVIVTPAQRLASKKSQAHRALSLMKTRTET comes from the coding sequence ATGGTTCCCGGACTCCTCGGCAAGAAGCTCGGCATGACGCAACTGTGGGACAAGGACGAGGTTGCGCGCGCCGCCACCGTGCTGGAGCTGGGGCCCTGCGTCGTGCTCCAGGTGAAGACCCCGGAGCGCGACGGCTACTCGGCCCTCCAGCTCGGGTTCGACACGAAGAAGACGCGCCGCAAGCACGGCAAGGGCGAGCGCCGCAAGGCCATCGAGCGCCGCGGCGCCAACCGCGCCGAGATCGGCCATGCCCGCGCCGCCGGCACCACCCCGCGGCGCTTCGTCCGCGAAGTCCCCGTCGAGCCCGGCCACCCGTACCAGCCCGGCCAGGAACTCACCGTCGAAATGTTCGCCGACGTGACCCACGTGGATATCGTGGGGACCAGCAAGGGCAAGGGCTTCCAGGGCACCGTCAAGCGACACCACTTCAGCCGAGGCCCGGTCACCCACGGCTCGATGAACGTGCGCCAGCCGGGCTCCATCGGCTCCTCCGCCGCCCCCTCGCGCGTCATCCCGGGCCGCCGGATGGCCGGCCACATGGGCGACCGGCGCCAGACCGAGCAGAACCTCCGCGTGCTCGGCACCGACCCCCAGCGCAACCTTCTCCTCGTCTGCGGCGCCGTGCCCGGCGCGGCCGACGGATACGTCATCGTGACCCCCGCCCAGCGGCTGGCCAGCAAGAAGAGCCAGGCCCATCGGGCCCTGAGCCTGATGAAGACCAGGACAGAGACATGA
- the rplD gene encoding 50S ribosomal protein L4 — MIELLIRNREGQVVGRMEIDEADFGGTVRPKLLRDVVRMYEAAQRVGTHSTLRRGEVKGSGTKPWRQKGTGRARAGCKRSPLWRGGGIVFGPHPREYRFAMPRKAVLGATRSAYLAKFQDGETVVVDALEAAQPRTKEMAAALSNLGVARGCLIAIEKHDVNLWKSARNLPGVFMKAVAEVNAYDLLRHRQLVITQRALESLVARMRQARRPASEQPVAGAVPAVGVQD; from the coding sequence ATGATCGAACTGCTGATCCGCAACCGCGAAGGCCAGGTCGTTGGCCGAATGGAGATTGACGAGGCCGACTTCGGCGGCACCGTGCGCCCGAAGCTCCTCCGCGACGTCGTCCGCATGTACGAAGCCGCCCAGCGCGTGGGCACCCACTCCACGCTGCGGCGGGGCGAGGTGAAGGGCTCCGGCACCAAGCCCTGGCGCCAGAAGGGCACCGGCCGCGCCCGCGCCGGCTGCAAGCGCTCGCCCCTGTGGCGCGGCGGCGGCATCGTCTTCGGACCCCACCCCCGCGAGTACCGCTTCGCCATGCCCCGCAAGGCCGTCCTGGGCGCCACCCGCTCCGCCTACCTGGCCAAGTTCCAGGACGGCGAGACCGTGGTGGTGGACGCCCTCGAGGCGGCGCAGCCGCGGACCAAGGAGATGGCCGCCGCCCTGAGCAACCTGGGCGTCGCGCGCGGGTGCCTCATCGCCATCGAGAAACACGACGTCAACCTGTGGAAATCCGCCCGGAACCTCCCGGGCGTTTTCATGAAAGCCGTGGCCGAAGTCAACGCGTACGACCTGCTTCGCCACCGGCAACTCGTGATCACCCAGCGGGCCCTCGAGAGCCTGGTCGCCCGAATGCGCCAGGCCCGGCGGCCCGCCAGCGAGCAGCCCGTCGCCGGGGCCGTCCCGGCGGTCGGGGTGCAGGACTAG
- the rplW gene encoding 50S ribosomal protein L23 — protein sequence MRDPRQIVLRPLLNEKGELLKQKVRAYPFEVAVNATKIEIRNAIEQIFDNVKVVAVRTMMRKGKMRRLRYKTGRTRHWKRALVFLSPDSTIDM from the coding sequence ATGCGCGACCCCCGGCAGATCGTGCTGCGGCCGCTCCTCAACGAGAAGGGCGAACTCCTCAAGCAGAAGGTGCGCGCCTACCCGTTCGAAGTGGCCGTCAACGCCACGAAAATCGAGATCCGCAACGCCATCGAGCAGATCTTCGACAACGTCAAGGTTGTCGCCGTCCGCACGATGATGCGCAAGGGCAAGATGCGCCGCCTCCGCTACAAGACGGGGCGCACGCGCCACTGGAAACGCGCGCTCGTGTTCCTCTCGCCCGACAGCACCATCGATATGTAG
- the rplB gene encoding 50S ribosomal protein L2, which translates to MAIRQRKPTTPSQRHTALDDFADVTRHRPEPSLLEPIKKSGGRNNYGRVTARRQGGGNKRRFRTIDFRRDKDGVPAKVAAIEYDPNRTARIALLHYADGEKRYILAPRGLGVGQKVESGEKVEPNTGNCMPLANIPSGLPIHNIEVRPGRGAKLVRSAGLGATISAKEGDYAHIILPSGEVRKVHIRCRATIGQVSNLEHSSISLGKAGRHRWLGFRPCPRGVAQNPVSHPMGGGEGRSSGGRHPCSPWGKLSKGGKTRKRRNPTSSMIIRRRQKKSRR; encoded by the coding sequence ATGGCCATCCGACAGCGCAAGCCCACGACCCCGAGCCAGCGGCACACGGCGCTCGACGACTTCGCCGACGTGACGCGGCACCGCCCCGAGCCCTCGCTCCTCGAGCCCATCAAGAAGAGCGGCGGCCGCAACAACTACGGCCGCGTGACCGCGCGCCGCCAGGGCGGCGGCAACAAGCGGCGCTTCCGCACCATTGACTTCCGCCGCGACAAGGACGGCGTGCCCGCAAAGGTGGCCGCCATCGAGTACGACCCCAACCGCACCGCGCGCATCGCCCTCCTGCACTACGCCGACGGCGAGAAGCGCTACATCCTCGCCCCGCGTGGCCTCGGCGTCGGCCAGAAGGTCGAGTCCGGCGAGAAAGTCGAGCCCAACACCGGCAACTGCATGCCGCTGGCCAACATCCCCAGCGGCCTGCCCATCCACAATATCGAGGTCCGGCCCGGCCGGGGCGCCAAGCTGGTCCGCTCCGCGGGCCTCGGCGCCACCATCTCGGCCAAGGAGGGCGACTACGCCCACATCATCCTCCCCTCGGGCGAGGTGCGCAAGGTTCACATCCGCTGCCGCGCCACGATCGGCCAGGTGAGCAACCTCGAGCACAGCTCGATCTCCCTCGGCAAGGCCGGCCGCCACCGCTGGCTGGGCTTCCGGCCCTGCCCGCGCGGCGTGGCCCAGAACCCCGTGTCGCACCCGATGGGCGGCGGCGAGGGCCGCTCCTCCGGCGGGCGCCACCCCTGCTCGCCCTGGGGCAAGTTGTCCAAGGGCGGCAAGACCCGCAAGCGGCGCAATCCGACCAGCTCCATGATCATCCGTCGCCGGCAGAAGAAGTCGCGACGTTAG
- the rpsS gene encoding 30S ribosomal protein S19 yields MSRSIRKGPNINAKLLAKVMAQKQQGGGEPLRTWARSCTIVPEFVGHTFLVHNGKNFLRIFVTENMVGHKLGEFSPTRTFRGHGGRKK; encoded by the coding sequence GTGTCCCGTTCGATTCGCAAAGGCCCGAACATCAACGCCAAGCTTCTGGCCAAAGTGATGGCCCAGAAGCAGCAAGGGGGCGGCGAACCGCTCCGCACCTGGGCGCGCTCCTGCACCATCGTGCCGGAGTTCGTCGGCCACACGTTCCTCGTCCACAACGGCAAGAACTTCCTTCGCATCTTCGTGACCGAGAACATGGTGGGGCACAAGCTCGGCGAGTTCTCGCCCACCCGCACCTTCCGCGGTCACGGCGGGCGGAAGAAATAA
- the rplV gene encoding 50S ribosomal protein L22, with protein MDFRATWKFARIAPTKVRPLARLVKDMPLNQALTVLRLEKRRGAALLHKVLRAAWANAQEKDPANDEESFFVKSAVVNTGPRLRRMRARSMGRANIILRRYAHITVVLSDSQETER; from the coding sequence ATGGACTTCAGGGCCACTTGGAAATTCGCGCGGATCGCCCCGACCAAGGTCCGCCCGCTCGCCCGGCTCGTGAAAGACATGCCGCTGAACCAGGCTCTGACCGTCCTGCGCCTCGAAAAGCGCCGGGGAGCGGCACTGTTGCACAAGGTCCTGCGCGCGGCATGGGCCAACGCCCAGGAGAAGGACCCGGCCAACGACGAGGAATCCTTCTTCGTCAAGAGCGCCGTGGTCAACACCGGCCCGCGGCTGCGCCGCATGCGGGCCCGCAGCATGGGCCGCGCCAACATCATCCTGCGCCGGTACGCGCACATCACCGTGGTCCTCAGCGACTCGCAGGAAACAGAGAGGTAG
- the rpsC gene encoding 30S ribosomal protein S3, which translates to MGHKTHPIGFRIGITEDWRSRWCADKANFGKYVVQDELVRRHVKSAYHFAGIPRVDIERTREQLKVILYTARPGIVIGRKGSEIDKLKDDLQAMAGREVQIKIEEITKPEFEAQLVAENIVEQLEKRTPFRRVMKRAAETAMQAGAKGIKIQAGGRLGGAEIARSERVVIGSVPLHTLRADISYGFAECKTNYGRIGVKVWIYRGPKPLKEKRSAAHAEAGQVPQEPAGTR; encoded by the coding sequence ATGGGGCATAAGACACATCCCATCGGGTTCCGCATCGGCATCACCGAGGACTGGCGCTCGCGCTGGTGCGCCGACAAGGCGAACTTCGGGAAATACGTCGTCCAGGACGAACTCGTCCGGCGCCACGTGAAATCGGCCTACCACTTCGCCGGCATCCCGCGGGTGGACATCGAGCGCACCCGCGAGCAACTCAAGGTGATCCTCTACACCGCGCGGCCCGGCATCGTCATCGGCCGCAAAGGCAGCGAGATTGACAAGCTGAAGGACGACCTCCAGGCCATGGCCGGCCGCGAGGTCCAGATCAAGATCGAGGAGATCACCAAGCCCGAGTTCGAGGCCCAGCTCGTCGCCGAGAACATCGTCGAGCAACTCGAGAAGCGCACGCCCTTCCGCCGCGTGATGAAGCGGGCCGCCGAAACGGCCATGCAGGCGGGCGCCAAGGGCATCAAGATACAGGCGGGCGGGCGCCTCGGCGGCGCCGAAATCGCCCGCAGCGAGCGCGTCGTGATTGGCTCCGTGCCCCTGCACACCCTGCGGGCCGACATCAGCTACGGCTTCGCCGAGTGCAAGACCAATTACGGCCGCATCGGGGTCAAGGTGTGGATCTACAGGGGCCCGAAGCCCCTGAAGGAGAAGCGCAGTGCCGCTCATGCCGAAGCGGGTCAAGTACCGCAAGAGCCAGCGGGGACGCGTTAG
- the rplP gene encoding 50S ribosomal protein L16, with the protein MPKRVKYRKSQRGRVRGEASRGNFVAFGEYGLQALEPAWLTARQIEAARVAATHFLHREGKLFMRIFPTKPVSAKPLETRMGKGKGETEYWAAVIKPGMVLYELGGVPEDVAKQAFNRAARKLPVRTRFVLRRHRV; encoded by the coding sequence ATGCCGAAGCGGGTCAAGTACCGCAAGAGCCAGCGGGGACGCGTTAGAGGCGAGGCGAGCCGGGGCAACTTCGTGGCCTTCGGCGAATACGGCCTCCAGGCCCTCGAGCCGGCGTGGCTCACCGCCCGCCAGATCGAGGCCGCGCGCGTCGCCGCGACCCACTTCCTCCACCGGGAAGGCAAGCTGTTCATGCGCATCTTCCCCACCAAGCCCGTCTCGGCCAAGCCGCTCGAGACCCGCATGGGCAAGGGGAAGGGCGAAACCGAATACTGGGCCGCCGTGATCAAGCCCGGCATGGTGCTCTACGAGCTCGGCGGCGTGCCCGAGGACGTGGCGAAGCAGGCCTTCAACCGCGCCGCCCGCAAGCTGCCCGTGCGCACGCGATTCGTACTTCGGAGGCACAGGGTATGA
- the rpmC gene encoding 50S ribosomal protein L29 has protein sequence MKLNELRRLTDQELLRESDDRMKELFNLRYQAGTEQLENPALMRETRREIARIKTILRERELEKKE, from the coding sequence ATGAAGCTCAACGAGCTGCGCCGCCTGACCGACCAGGAGCTCCTCCGCGAGAGCGACGACCGGATGAAGGAGCTCTTCAACCTCCGCTACCAGGCCGGCACCGAACAACTCGAGAACCCCGCGCTCATGCGCGAAACGCGGCGTGAAATCGCCCGGATCAAGACCATCCTGCGCGAGCGTGAGCTGGAGAAGAAAGAGTGA
- the rpsQ gene encoding 30S ribosomal protein S17, which produces MNRTQPKTVVGRVTSDRMQKTITVEAERRVMHPRFRKYVRATTRYKAHDEANDAHVGDKVRIMQTRPLSKTKNWRLVEIVERARGVEQP; this is translated from the coding sequence GTGAACCGCACCCAACCCAAGACCGTCGTCGGCCGGGTCACCAGCGACAGGATGCAGAAGACCATCACCGTCGAAGCCGAGCGGCGGGTCATGCACCCCCGCTTCCGCAAATACGTGCGGGCCACCACGCGCTACAAGGCCCACGACGAGGCCAACGACGCGCACGTGGGCGACAAGGTGCGCATCATGCAGACCCGGCCCCTGAGCAAGACGAAGAACTGGCGGCTGGTCGAGATCGTCGAGCGGGCCCGCGGAGTGGAACAGCCATGA
- the rplN gene encoding 50S ribosomal protein L14: MIQMRTILDVADNTGAKVVSCIKVLGGSKHRYANIGDIVVCSVKKAIPAGTVKEHEVVRGVIVRSKRGLRREDGSYVKFDRNAVVLIDNERNPRGTRIFGAVARELRQKNFMKIISLAAEVV; the protein is encoded by the coding sequence ATGATCCAGATGCGAACGATCCTCGACGTGGCCGACAACACCGGCGCCAAAGTCGTCTCCTGCATCAAGGTCCTCGGCGGCTCCAAGCACCGGTACGCCAACATCGGCGACATCGTCGTCTGCAGCGTCAAGAAGGCCATCCCCGCCGGCACCGTCAAAGAGCACGAGGTCGTGCGCGGCGTCATCGTCCGCTCGAAGCGCGGCCTGCGCCGCGAGGACGGGTCCTACGTGAAGTTCGACCGCAACGCCGTCGTGCTGATTGATAACGAGCGGAACCCGCGCGGCACCCGCATCTTCGGGGCCGTGGCGCGCGAGCTCCGCCAGAAGAATTTCATGAAGATCATCTCGCTCGCCGCCGAGGTGGTCTAG
- the rplX gene encoding 50S ribosomal protein L24 — MVIRKNDTVVLIKDITSCRNAEGTPVVEKGERTKVLAAMPKENKVILQNTNNRWRHVRPGGNNPRGGRVQKEAAVDASNVLLYCDKCNAGVRVRFKQAEGKKVRVCAKCSNVIPVVL; from the coding sequence GTGGTCATCCGCAAGAACGACACCGTCGTGCTCATCAAGGACATCACCTCGTGCCGCAACGCCGAGGGCACGCCCGTCGTCGAGAAGGGCGAGCGCACCAAGGTGCTGGCGGCCATGCCGAAAGAGAACAAAGTCATCCTGCAAAACACCAACAACCGCTGGCGGCACGTGCGGCCGGGCGGCAACAACCCTCGCGGCGGGCGCGTCCAGAAAGAGGCGGCCGTGGACGCCTCGAACGTGCTCCTGTACTGCGACAAGTGCAACGCCGGCGTGCGCGTGCGCTTCAAGCAGGCCGAGGGCAAGAAAGTGCGCGTGTGCGCAAAGTGCAGCAACGTTATCCCCGTGGTGCTCTAA